The genomic region GCTGATCCTGCTTGATCGGGTGAGCAACGAAGAATACACCATTACCGGTGATGCTACCGGCTCGCGCATTCAATCGAGTAATTAAAAGATACCCGGAATCTAATCTTCCAGGCGCAGAAAGTGCTCGCGATAATACCGAAGCTCATCAATGGATTCCTGGATGTCATCCAGGGCCATGTGAGTATTCTTTTTGCTGAACCCATCCAGGATCCCGGGTCGCCAGCGCCTGATTACTTCCTTGAAAGAGCTGACATCCAGGTTACGATAATGGAACCAGGCTTCCAGGTCGGGCATATGCTGCGCCAGGAATCGCCGGTCCTGACAGATCGAATTTCCGCACATGGGTGACTTGCCCTTGGGAACATAGTCTTTCAGGAAATCTATGGTCCGGGCCTGCGCGTCGACTTCCGACAGGTTCGATTCCTTGACCCGCCGGGTTAACCCGGTCCCGCCATGGGTACGGGTATTCCATTCATCCATCGCCTGCAAGACTTCATCTGCTTGATGTATTGCCAAAACCGGTCCCTGTGCAACCACGTTCAGGTTGGCATCTGTCACAATAGTGGCCACTTCAATAATGCGGTCATTGTCCGGGTCCAGGCCGGTCATCTCCAGGTCGATCCAGATCAGCGCATTGGCGTCTTGTGGCATTAGGTCAATCCTTCAGGGTTGCGTTACAATTTGTCGCTGACGAATACCCTATTTCCCCGCAGGAATCAAACAGTAGATGAACACATTGACAATAATTTTCATTGCCGCGGTAGTCCTGAACCTGTTGGTCAAGGCCTGGCTAAGTTACCGCCAGGTACATCACGTATCCGCACACAGGAATGAAGTACCCGAGACCTTTGCTGCGCAGATTAGCGCAGAACAGCACCAAAAAGCTGCGGACTACACTGTTGCCAAGTCTCGCTTCTCGGTTATAGATGATCTATACGGAAGCCTGTTGTTGCTGGGCTGGACTATCGGTGGCGGGCTGGCCATTATTGATTCCTTGTGGCTGAAAACCGGCTGGTCGTCACTGGCGACGGGAACAGCGGTTTTGCTAAGCATGTTTGTTATTGGCAGCGTACTGGAATTGCCGGTGAGCTTCTATCGCACATTTGCCATTGAACAGCGCTTCGGGTTTAACACCATGACACGAAAGCTGTTTGCCTCTGACTTTGTCAAGCAGTCCATTCTGCTGCTGTTACTGGGCACCCCTTTGGCGCTGGCTGCACTCTGGCTCATGAACAATATGGGTGACTTGTGGTGGCTCTATGTCTGGTTACTTTGGTCAGGTTTCAGCCTGCTCATGTTGTGGCTGTATCCTACTGTCATAGCACCGATGTTCAACAAATTCAGACCATTGGAAGACGACGCAGTCAGAAAGCATATTGAAAACCTCCTGGATCGCACCGGCTTTGCCAGTCGCGGCATTTTTGTTATGGACGGTTCAAGGCGCTCTACTCATGGAAACGCCTATTTCACCGGGTTTGGCAATAACAAGCGCATCGTCTTCTTTGACACCTTGCTCGAACACCTGAGCGCGAGCGAGATTGAAGCGGTGCTGGCCCATGAACTTGGACATTTTCGACACAAGCACGTGTTAAAGAGAATCATCCTGATTTTCAGCATGAGCCTGGCCGGGCTGGCGCTGCTCGGCTGGCTGGCCCAGCAAACCTGGTTCTACCGGGGACTTGGCGTCGACCAGCCTTCGTATCACATGGCATTGGTCTTGTTTATGCTCGCCGGCCCGGTATTCACGTTCCTGCTGAGCCCGTTATTCTCCTGGGGATCGCGCAAACATGAATTTGAAGCTGACCGTTATGCTGCGCAACACGCTAACTCTGATGAGCTGGTGTCGGCACTGGTCAAGCTGTATCGGGAAAACGCATCGACCCTGACGCCGGACCCGGTTAACTCATTGTTTTATGACAGCCACCCGCCCGCCGCCGTCCGGATCGCGCATTTACAGGCTCAACAAACTTGAAATAAACAGAATCTAACTACCCGGAGACGCCCTTTATGAAGAGTTATTCAGCCATTCTGTTGATGCTGCTTCCAGTGCTTTCGACCCAACTGGTTGCGGAAGAAATACGTTTTGGTGACAAAACCCGCGGCCAGCAACTGCACCAGAAACATTGTACCAGCTGCCACAATTCAGACGTCTACACGCGCGAAAATCGTAAAATCAACAGCTATGACAGCCTGATCCACCGTGTCGGCATTTGTGCTAGTCAGCTAGACATCAAAATTGATGCCGCTCAGCAGCATGACATTGCTCAGTATCTTGCCGAGAGTTTTTACCGGTTCCGGGACTGAACCGGGATCATCTGTCCGGCCCGTGCCGCCTAGCCGCTTCGGGCCGGTTTTCGACCTCCCCGTTTCAAACCCGACGAACACCAAAGAAAAATTTTTGCTACACTTGACGCAGTATCAGGCCTGCGGGGAGCCGGGCTCGATGGTGAGCACATCCCAGTTAATACCGCTAGTTGATTAAACCCGGGTCCACACCGGGTAAAAACGGGAAAGTATCAAATTTATTTTTT from Gammaproteobacteria bacterium harbors:
- a CDS encoding cytochrome c, which produces MKSYSAILLMLLPVLSTQLVAEEIRFGDKTRGQQLHQKHCTSCHNSDVYTRENRKINSYDSLIHRVGICASQLDIKIDAAQQHDIAQYLAESFYRFRD
- the orn gene encoding oligoribonuclease, encoding MPQDANALIWIDLEMTGLDPDNDRIIEVATIVTDANLNVVAQGPVLAIHQADEVLQAMDEWNTRTHGGTGLTRRVKESNLSEVDAQARTIDFLKDYVPKGKSPMCGNSICQDRRFLAQHMPDLEAWFHYRNLDVSSFKEVIRRWRPGILDGFSKKNTHMALDDIQESIDELRYYREHFLRLED
- a CDS encoding M48 family metallopeptidase, with the protein product MNTLTIIFIAAVVLNLLVKAWLSYRQVHHVSAHRNEVPETFAAQISAEQHQKAADYTVAKSRFSVIDDLYGSLLLLGWTIGGGLAIIDSLWLKTGWSSLATGTAVLLSMFVIGSVLELPVSFYRTFAIEQRFGFNTMTRKLFASDFVKQSILLLLLGTPLALAALWLMNNMGDLWWLYVWLLWSGFSLLMLWLYPTVIAPMFNKFRPLEDDAVRKHIENLLDRTGFASRGIFVMDGSRRSTHGNAYFTGFGNNKRIVFFDTLLEHLSASEIEAVLAHELGHFRHKHVLKRIILIFSMSLAGLALLGWLAQQTWFYRGLGVDQPSYHMALVLFMLAGPVFTFLLSPLFSWGSRKHEFEADRYAAQHANSDELVSALVKLYRENASTLTPDPVNSLFYDSHPPAAVRIAHLQAQQT